One part of the Parabacteroides sp. FAFU027 genome encodes these proteins:
- a CDS encoding OstA-like protein, producing the protein MTRKFHNYLYNRHKILTGSILCLFAVCIVAQTNKNKPSTLPTKPIIHRKGTKVNLEYASVLEYDKFRGADYQLLHDSVRFRQDHMYMYCDSAKFFDKTNSLEAFGNVKMQQGDTLFVYSDYLYYDGNTQLAKLRYNVKMENRSVTLLTDSLNFDRRLNIGYFFNGGVLSDMQSSNVLTSVYGQYSPATKIADFRYNVKLVNDKMTIYSDTLHYNTATKVANIAGPSTILSDQNTIYTDKGWYNTLKENSMLFNRSLLVTKGKTLTGDTLCYNRKKGIGEAFGYMHLKDSVNKADLYGNYGYYNEQTKKAFSTKLAWAREYSRPDTMFISADTLMATEPDTTYRMLFGFHRVRFFSKDSQGVSDSLQYSSKDSILHLYRDPVLWNANYQLAGDTIHAYMNDSTIKMALVKGYSLAIEQLDSIKGFYNQLSGKSLRADFEHGDIRKVDVSGNVETIFYPLDKDSTMIGLNHSESSYLTMWLLNRKLERLKMWPTVTGSMTPEEAIKQNQKQLKNFRWYSQTRPRSPMDIFRHKNTKIEPVKRIQRRSR; encoded by the coding sequence ATGACAAGAAAATTCCATAACTATCTATACAACAGGCATAAAATACTAACAGGCAGTATTTTATGCCTGTTTGCAGTTTGCATAGTAGCGCAAACGAACAAAAATAAGCCCAGTACACTGCCCACAAAACCGATTATTCACCGGAAAGGGACAAAGGTAAATCTTGAATACGCCAGTGTTCTTGAATACGACAAATTCAGAGGCGCTGACTACCAGTTGCTACATGATTCTGTCCGCTTTCGCCAGGATCACATGTACATGTATTGCGACAGCGCCAAGTTTTTTGACAAAACCAACTCGCTGGAAGCTTTCGGTAATGTAAAAATGCAGCAGGGAGACACATTGTTTGTGTACAGTGATTATCTCTATTACGATGGGAATACACAATTGGCCAAACTGAGGTATAACGTGAAAATGGAAAACCGAAGCGTTACCCTGTTGACAGACAGCCTGAACTTTGACCGCAGGCTTAATATCGGGTACTTCTTCAACGGCGGTGTCCTATCGGATATGCAGTCTTCTAATGTGCTCACCTCTGTCTATGGACAATATTCACCGGCAACCAAGATTGCAGACTTCCGCTACAACGTGAAGCTTGTCAACGATAAGATGACCATCTATTCCGACACCCTGCACTACAATACCGCGACAAAAGTGGCCAACATTGCAGGTCCATCGACGATCTTATCTGACCAAAATACCATTTACACCGATAAAGGCTGGTACAATACGCTGAAAGAAAACTCAATGCTATTCAACCGTTCCTTACTGGTCACCAAAGGGAAAACGCTGACCGGCGATACCCTGTGCTATAACCGCAAAAAAGGAATCGGCGAGGCATTCGGCTACATGCACCTGAAAGACTCGGTCAATAAGGCTGACCTTTACGGTAATTACGGTTATTATAACGAACAGACCAAGAAAGCTTTCTCAACCAAACTGGCCTGGGCAAGGGAATATTCACGTCCGGATACCATGTTCATCAGTGCTGACACGCTGATGGCAACCGAGCCGGATACTACCTACCGTATGTTGTTTGGTTTTCACCGGGTGCGCTTCTTCAGCAAAGACTCACAGGGGGTATCTGATTCGTTGCAGTATTCATCCAAGGACTCGATACTACACCTTTACCGCGACCCTGTATTGTGGAATGCCAACTACCAGCTGGCGGGCGATACCATTCATGCCTACATGAATGACAGCACCATTAAGATGGCATTGGTAAAAGGATATTCTCTCGCAATCGAACAACTGGATAGCATCAAAGGATTTTACAACCAGCTATCCGGAAAATCACTGAGGGCCGATTTTGAGCACGGAGATATCCGAAAGGTGGATGTCAGCGGAAATGTGGAAACCATCTTTTACCCGTTAGATAAAGACAGCACCATGATCGGGTTAAACCATTCCGAGAGTAGTTACCTGACGATGTGGCTGCTTAACCGTAAACTGGAACGGCTTAAAATGTGGCCTACCGTAACCGGCAGCATGACTCCGGAAGAGGCTATTAAACAAAACCAGAAGCAACTGAAGAACTTCAGGTGGTACAGCCAGACACGCCCCCGTTCCCCTATGGATATTTTCAGGCATAAGAATACGAAGATTGAACCTGTGAAACGCATCCAACGACGGAGCAGGTAA
- a CDS encoding helix-turn-helix domain-containing protein gives MEEHIREIALRLKGLREVLEISVAEIASVCGINDDEYQELESGEHDIPIGILHRICHNYNVELSAMLFGDEPRMSSYYLTRKGHGPSVERSQHYKYQSLAAGFASRKADPFIVTVEPNEEPVHLNAHAGQEFDMVLEGTLLISIGGKELILDEGDSIYFDAARPHGMKALNEKPVRFLAIIL, from the coding sequence ATGGAAGAGCATATCAGGGAAATTGCACTTCGGCTGAAAGGACTTCGTGAGGTGCTGGAAATTTCGGTGGCAGAAATCGCTTCCGTTTGTGGGATTAATGACGATGAATACCAGGAGCTGGAATCCGGGGAACATGATATCCCGATTGGCATTCTGCACCGCATTTGTCACAATTACAATGTGGAACTCTCCGCCATGCTGTTTGGAGATGAACCGCGCATGTCATCGTATTACCTGACCCGTAAAGGGCACGGGCCTTCAGTGGAACGGTCACAGCATTATAAATACCAGTCTCTGGCGGCAGGATTCGCCAGCCGGAAAGCGGATCCGTTTATTGTAACCGTAGAGCCCAACGAAGAACCGGTACACCTTAATGCCCATGCCGGACAGGAATTTGACATGGTACTCGAAGGGACTTTACTCATCTCCATCGGAGGTAAAGAGCTCATTCTGGATGAAGGAGACAGCATCTATTTCGATGCAGCACGCCCGCATGGGATGAAGGCGTTGAATGAAAAACCGGTTAGGTTTCTGGCAATAATTCTTTGA
- a CDS encoding glycoside hydrolase family 43 protein → MRKSFFLMAALVLSAFQLINAQTVTKDTTFHANGNPIIRHKYTADPAAMVYKGKVYLYAGHDVCPSPQNRYVMNDWAVFSSDDMVNWTEHPTPLKTSDFKWASGDAWAGQVIERNGKFYWYVAISHGTIHGKAIGVAVSDSPTGPFTDARGSALITNDMTTKYTKISWDDIDPTVMIDKDGQAYMIWGNTQCYCIKLKENMIETEGEIMPINLPRYTEAPWIHKRGDWYYLSYATEFPEKICYAMSKKITGPYEYKGILNELAGNSNTNHQAIIEFKGKWYFIYHNGGMDVNGGSFRRSVCIDYLNYNPDGTMKRVQMTTEGVKPAK, encoded by the coding sequence ATGAGAAAATCCTTTTTTCTGATGGCAGCCTTAGTGCTGTCTGCTTTTCAATTGATTAATGCTCAAACCGTAACGAAAGACACCACCTTTCATGCCAATGGCAACCCCATCATCCGCCACAAATATACAGCCGACCCGGCTGCAATGGTCTATAAAGGCAAAGTATATCTCTATGCCGGCCACGATGTATGTCCTTCACCGCAGAACCGATATGTCATGAATGATTGGGCGGTATTCTCGTCCGATGATATGGTCAACTGGACCGAACATCCGACACCGTTGAAAACTTCCGACTTTAAATGGGCGAGTGGCGATGCCTGGGCTGGCCAGGTAATCGAACGTAACGGTAAGTTTTATTGGTATGTCGCTATTTCTCACGGAACAATTCATGGTAAAGCAATCGGTGTAGCGGTATCCGACAGTCCGACCGGTCCATTTACGGACGCCCGAGGGTCAGCGCTTATCACCAATGATATGACTACCAAATACACCAAAATATCCTGGGATGATATCGACCCGACTGTCATGATCGACAAAGACGGACAGGCTTATATGATCTGGGGAAATACGCAATGCTACTGCATCAAACTGAAAGAAAACATGATCGAGACCGAAGGTGAGATTATGCCTATCAATCTGCCACGCTATACTGAAGCTCCCTGGATCCACAAACGTGGCGACTGGTACTACCTCTCCTATGCGACTGAATTCCCCGAGAAGATCTGTTATGCAATGAGTAAAAAGATTACCGGTCCGTATGAATACAAAGGCATTCTGAATGAGCTGGCTGGTAACTCTAACACCAACCACCAGGCCATTATTGAGTTTAAAGGGAAATGGTATTTCATTTACCATAACGGGGGAATGGATGTAAACGGAGGAAGCTTTCGCCGTTCGGTATGTATCGATTATCTTAACTACAATCCCGATGGCACGATGAAACGGGTACAAATGACCACCGAAGGGGTGAAACCTGCAAAATAA
- a CDS encoding peptidylprolyl isomerase gives MRRNLLALSLSIVACGASAQTNDPVIMKINGKEIKKSEFEYIYNKNNSATSMDKKSLDEYMVLFKNFKLKVIEAEKLGLDTTKSFVNELSGYRRQLAQPYLTDKSADDKFAREAYERMKENVEVSHILIRLPENPTSADTLAAYNKLMDIRKQLVPAAFVKGGKAAKQPVIDKNLFAKLAEKYSEDPSKAENKGYLGYISSFMTVYPFELAAYNTSVGQVSKPIRTDFGYHLILVHSRRQDPGQVLVAHIMKAVKPKNDSIPADIAEADAKNEIQAIYNELRKGEDFSRVASVKSDDRGSAAKGGELPWFGINRMIKEFENTAFSLKNKGDISEPFKTRFGWHIVKLLDKKGLEPFEDKKAEIVRMFMRDQRAEGGKDMMIARLKKEYNLTEDAAALNEMIALADKAGFPSDSAYQLAAAELTKPVFKVDGKAFTQKEFAATLKGRSSENKKSAADFIRNNYKEYVDNSVLSYEDSKLESKYPEFRNLMQEYHDGMLLFEISNREVWDKASKDNDGLKKYFEQNKANYNWNAPKYKGLIVYCKDKETIKRAQSIIKKTGSDSVVYVLRKALNDSVTRVKVEKGLFAKGENKVVDAKAFKGAEYIPDSQYPYYFTVGKVLTKGPEEYADVRGLVTADYQNYLEEKWIKGLNDKYKVEINEAVLKTVKQ, from the coding sequence ATGAGAAGAAATTTGTTAGCACTCTCTTTGTCAATCGTTGCTTGTGGAGCAAGTGCGCAAACGAATGATCCGGTCATTATGAAGATTAATGGCAAAGAAATTAAAAAGTCTGAGTTTGAATACATTTACAATAAAAACAACTCCGCGACCTCCATGGACAAAAAATCACTGGATGAATACATGGTGTTGTTTAAAAACTTCAAACTTAAAGTAATCGAGGCCGAAAAACTGGGACTTGACACGACCAAATCATTTGTTAATGAACTATCCGGATACCGTCGCCAACTGGCACAGCCTTATCTGACTGACAAAAGTGCGGATGATAAGTTCGCCCGTGAAGCATACGAGAGGATGAAGGAAAATGTGGAAGTCAGCCATATCCTGATCAGACTACCCGAAAATCCTACTTCAGCAGACACGCTGGCAGCCTACAATAAGCTGATGGACATCCGCAAACAGCTTGTTCCTGCAGCATTTGTAAAAGGTGGAAAAGCGGCAAAACAACCTGTTATTGATAAAAATCTTTTCGCGAAACTGGCTGAAAAATATTCCGAAGATCCATCTAAAGCGGAAAACAAAGGCTATCTGGGATACATTTCATCATTTATGACGGTATACCCATTTGAACTGGCAGCATACAATACCTCTGTAGGGCAGGTAAGCAAACCCATCCGCACCGACTTTGGCTACCACCTGATATTGGTGCACAGCCGTCGTCAGGATCCGGGACAGGTACTTGTGGCTCACATCATGAAGGCCGTAAAACCGAAAAACGACTCCATCCCGGCAGACATTGCCGAGGCGGATGCAAAGAATGAGATTCAGGCTATCTATAACGAACTACGCAAGGGTGAGGACTTTAGCCGCGTGGCCAGCGTCAAATCAGACGACCGCGGATCGGCTGCAAAAGGCGGAGAGCTGCCCTGGTTTGGCATCAACCGCATGATTAAGGAATTTGAAAACACTGCATTTTCCCTGAAAAATAAAGGCGATATCTCCGAGCCGTTTAAGACCCGCTTCGGCTGGCACATCGTTAAGCTCCTTGACAAAAAAGGACTCGAGCCATTTGAAGACAAGAAAGCCGAGATCGTGCGCATGTTTATGCGTGACCAACGAGCCGAGGGTGGCAAAGATATGATGATCGCCAGACTAAAAAAAGAGTACAACCTGACAGAAGATGCCGCGGCACTAAACGAGATGATCGCACTTGCTGACAAAGCGGGATTCCCTTCTGATTCAGCCTATCAGTTAGCAGCTGCAGAACTGACAAAACCGGTCTTCAAAGTTGACGGTAAAGCATTTACCCAGAAAGAGTTTGCCGCAACATTAAAAGGAAGAAGCAGTGAAAATAAAAAATCGGCTGCTGACTTTATCCGCAACAATTACAAAGAATACGTTGACAACTCTGTATTGAGCTACGAAGACAGCAAACTGGAATCCAAATATCCGGAATTCCGCAACCTTATGCAAGAATACCACGATGGTATGCTGTTGTTTGAAATCAGCAATCGTGAAGTTTGGGACAAAGCATCCAAAGACAACGATGGCCTCAAAAAATATTTTGAACAAAACAAAGCCAACTACAACTGGAACGCACCGAAATATAAAGGGCTGATCGTCTATTGCAAAGACAAAGAGACTATAAAGAGAGCGCAGTCGATCATCAAAAAAACAGGTTCTGACTCAGTAGTTTACGTACTACGCAAAGCGTTGAACGACTCTGTCACCCGTGTAAAAGTTGAAAAAGGACTTTTCGCAAAAGGTGAAAACAAAGTGGTGGACGCCAAAGCATTCAAAGGAGCCGAGTACATTCCTGACAGCCAGTACCCATATTACTTCACCGTGGGAAAAGTGTTAACAAAAGGCCCGGAAGAGTACGCTGACGTTCGCGGCCTGGTAACCGCCGATTACCAGAATTACCTGGAAGAAAAATGGATTAAAGGCCTGAATGATAAGTACAAAGTAGAGATAAACGAGGCGGTCTTAAAAACGGTTAAACAGTAG
- a CDS encoding IMP dehydrogenase has product MAQYLNDISRTFSEYLLIPGLTTKDCTLENISLKTPLVKFRKDEAPSISLNIPFVSAIMQSVSDHKMAIALARNGGLSFIFGSQSIESQAEMVRKVKTYKAGFVVSNANLTPEHTLRDVIALKAASGHGTIGITEDGTSEGKLLGIVTGRDYRITRDSMDKKVKEFMTPFSKLVTGELGISITDANDIIWDNKLNCLPIIDKDQNLKYLVFRKDYENHKANPNELSDDNMKLLVGAGINTRDYKERVPKLVEAGVDVMCIDSSDGFSEYQKETLEYIKSTFGDQVRVGAGNVVDRDGFLYLAEAGADFIKVGVGGGSICITREQKGIGRGQATAIIEVAEARDEYFRKTGVYIPICSDGGIVQDYHMVLALAMGADFIMMGRYFARFDESPTRKLMVNGNYMKEYWGEGSNRARNWQRYDAGGSEGLKFEEGVDSFVPYAGKLKDNLAITLGKIKSTMSSCGVMSLDDLKQNAKITLVSSTSIIEGGAHDVVVKDSHNNG; this is encoded by the coding sequence ATGGCACAGTATTTAAATGACATCTCCAGAACATTCAGCGAATACTTATTGATTCCGGGACTTACAACCAAAGATTGTACGCTCGAAAATATTTCACTGAAGACTCCGCTTGTCAAATTCAGAAAAGACGAAGCTCCGTCGATATCCCTCAATATTCCGTTTGTATCGGCTATCATGCAGTCGGTGTCGGATCACAAAATGGCCATTGCCCTGGCTCGTAATGGGGGGCTTTCTTTTATTTTCGGATCACAAAGCATCGAATCTCAGGCAGAAATGGTGCGTAAGGTGAAAACCTACAAAGCCGGATTCGTTGTAAGCAACGCCAACCTGACTCCCGAACATACCCTTCGTGATGTGATTGCACTGAAAGCGGCATCCGGTCATGGTACAATTGGTATTACAGAAGATGGTACATCAGAAGGAAAGCTGCTTGGTATTGTAACCGGACGTGATTACCGCATTACCCGCGATAGCATGGATAAGAAGGTAAAAGAGTTTATGACTCCGTTTTCTAAACTTGTGACCGGTGAACTGGGCATCTCAATTACTGACGCAAACGACATTATCTGGGATAATAAGTTGAATTGCCTTCCTATTATTGACAAAGATCAAAACCTCAAATACCTGGTTTTCCGTAAAGATTACGAGAATCACAAGGCAAATCCCAACGAACTGTCAGACGACAACATGAAATTGCTTGTGGGCGCCGGTATCAATACCCGCGACTACAAAGAGCGTGTACCGAAGCTGGTTGAAGCCGGTGTCGATGTTATGTGTATCGACTCTTCAGATGGTTTCTCTGAATACCAGAAAGAGACTCTCGAATATATCAAATCTACTTTTGGTGATCAGGTAAGAGTGGGTGCCGGTAACGTGGTTGACCGTGACGGATTCCTTTACCTGGCAGAAGCTGGTGCTGACTTTATTAAAGTGGGTGTAGGTGGCGGTTCTATCTGTATTACCCGTGAGCAGAAAGGTATCGGTCGTGGCCAGGCTACAGCGATTATCGAAGTGGCAGAGGCGCGTGATGAATATTTCAGAAAAACCGGGGTGTATATTCCTATCTGTTCTGACGGTGGTATTGTACAAGACTATCACATGGTGCTGGCTTTGGCTATGGGTGCCGATTTCATTATGATGGGACGCTATTTTGCCCGTTTCGATGAAAGTCCTACCCGTAAACTGATGGTTAACGGCAATTACATGAAAGAGTACTGGGGCGAAGGTTCAAACCGTGCCCGTAACTGGCAACGTTACGATGCCGGTGGCAGTGAAGGCCTTAAATTCGAAGAAGGGGTTGACAGCTTCGTGCCTTACGCAGGTAAACTGAAAGACAACTTAGCGATCACGCTGGGTAAAATAAAATCAACCATGAGCAGTTGTGGCGTGATGTCTCTGGATGATTTGAAGCAAAATGCTAAAATCACTCTCGTGTCATCGACCAGTATCATAGAAGGTGGTGCACACGACGTAGTGGTAAAAGACTCTCATAACAACGGATAA
- the mutL gene encoding DNA mismatch repair endonuclease MutL, translated as MSDIIHLLPDSVANQIAAGEVIQRPASVVKELVENALDARATEIQLIIKDAGRTLIQVIDNGKGMSATDARLAFERHATSKIASADDLFALQTMGFRGEALASIAAIAQVELKTRRYDDEVGTQILITGSAVEEQNAVSCSTGCNFSVKNIFFNVPARRKFLKSNQVEWNNILTEFERIALVYPEITFKVFHNDALTLSLNQSGLRQRIIGLMGKNLNNHLIPVDVETSVISITGFIGKPESAKKRGAQQFFFVNGRYMRHPYFHKAVMHCYEQLLPSGEMPPYFLYFQVDPSSIDVNIHPTKTEIKFENEQPIWQIITAAVKEALGKFNAVPSIDFDTVDAPEIPVFAPTPSFDHPEPPKVHFNHDYNPFKQTSQPRNPMSKMPSAGNWEKLYQDFEMGSHASKINSNPVPNFDFGSDPEEEEPQPFASPETYIPSAMPEAVPEPIFTQPAVNIPVETARQLMQIKGRYILTSARSGLMVIDQRRAHIRVLFDQYLENIGKGHAPSQGVLFPEMIQLSVSETAMMPLLSEDLHLLGFEIGDLGNGTYSVNAIPSSLEGKDIPQLLHNILYNAIEKGCDLKEEIHSMVSLTMAEAAAINYGKPLNEAEMQNLIDQLFACPSHAITPDGKTIMTILSNDELDKRFK; from the coding sequence ATGAGCGATATCATACATCTTCTCCCCGACTCGGTGGCCAACCAGATTGCCGCCGGAGAGGTTATCCAGCGCCCGGCTTCTGTGGTAAAGGAGCTGGTGGAAAACGCACTGGATGCGAGAGCGACAGAGATACAACTAATCATCAAGGATGCCGGTCGTACCCTGATTCAGGTAATCGACAACGGCAAGGGCATGTCAGCAACTGATGCACGCCTGGCTTTTGAACGACACGCCACGTCAAAAATAGCATCGGCTGACGACCTCTTTGCCCTACAGACCATGGGCTTCCGCGGAGAAGCTTTGGCGTCTATTGCCGCCATCGCACAGGTGGAGCTCAAGACCCGCCGTTATGATGACGAAGTGGGCACTCAAATCCTCATCACCGGTTCGGCAGTGGAAGAGCAAAATGCTGTCTCCTGCTCCACCGGCTGTAATTTTTCCGTAAAAAATATATTCTTCAATGTCCCGGCCCGCCGTAAATTCCTGAAATCAAATCAGGTGGAATGGAACAACATCCTGACCGAATTTGAGCGGATTGCATTGGTATATCCCGAAATTACGTTCAAGGTATTCCATAACGACGCGTTAACGCTAAGCCTTAACCAGTCCGGACTGCGTCAACGCATCATCGGGTTGATGGGCAAAAACCTCAACAACCACCTTATTCCGGTTGATGTGGAAACCTCTGTGATTTCCATTACCGGATTTATCGGCAAGCCCGAATCGGCAAAAAAACGGGGAGCACAGCAGTTCTTTTTTGTCAATGGCCGCTACATGCGTCACCCCTATTTTCATAAAGCGGTAATGCACTGCTACGAACAACTGCTTCCCTCCGGCGAAATGCCGCCCTATTTTCTCTATTTTCAGGTCGATCCATCGTCGATTGACGTGAACATCCATCCGACAAAGACTGAGATTAAATTTGAAAACGAGCAGCCCATCTGGCAGATTATCACGGCAGCAGTCAAAGAGGCATTGGGTAAATTCAATGCCGTACCGTCGATTGACTTCGACACGGTAGATGCTCCGGAAATACCGGTATTTGCTCCGACTCCGTCATTCGATCATCCCGAGCCGCCGAAGGTACATTTTAACCACGACTATAATCCGTTTAAGCAAACCTCTCAGCCCCGTAACCCGATGAGCAAAATGCCGTCGGCAGGCAATTGGGAAAAGCTCTATCAGGATTTTGAAATGGGGAGTCACGCTTCGAAGATCAACAGTAATCCGGTTCCCAACTTTGATTTCGGTTCCGACCCCGAGGAGGAAGAGCCCCAGCCTTTTGCATCACCGGAGACCTATATTCCTTCGGCCATGCCGGAAGCTGTACCCGAACCGATATTCACCCAACCGGCTGTAAACATACCGGTAGAGACAGCCCGTCAGTTGATGCAGATAAAAGGACGTTACATCCTTACCTCTGCCAGGTCGGGGTTGATGGTAATTGATCAACGTAGGGCTCACATCCGGGTATTGTTTGACCAATATCTCGAAAATATAGGCAAAGGCCATGCGCCATCACAAGGCGTACTTTTCCCGGAGATGATTCAGTTGAGCGTTTCGGAAACGGCGATGATGCCGCTTTTAAGCGAAGACCTGCATTTGCTGGGATTCGAGATTGGAGATCTGGGGAACGGCACCTACTCGGTCAATGCCATTCCATCCAGTCTGGAAGGTAAAGATATCCCACAGTTACTCCACAACATCCTGTATAACGCGATTGAAAAAGGGTGCGACCTAAAAGAAGAGATCCACAGCATGGTATCGCTTACCATGGCTGAAGCGGCAGCCATTAACTACGGAAAACCGTTAAACGAGGCAGAGATGCAAAACCTCATCGACCAGCTCTTCGCTTGTCCGTCACATGCCATCACTCCGGACGGAAAAACGATTATGACGATCCTGAGCAATGACGAGCTGGATAAAAGATTTAAGTAA
- a CDS encoding peptidylprolyl isomerase: MYKSIRTLSLFAATLLVGYSALAQDNVIDEVIWVVGDEAILKSQVEEQRISMTAAGEKINGDPYCTIPEQIALQKLFLHQANLDSIVVPETSILQQVDAELNYYISQIGSKEKLEEYFNKSYNEIREVKKDQVRDRETIKQVQKKIVGTIKVTPSDVRRYFETVPKDSVPFIPTRVEAQIVVLEPRIPQKEIDAVKDRLRDYADRVNKGESEFSTLAVLYSEDAESAKHGGELGFMGKGQLVPEFANVAFNLQDPKKVSKVVETEYGFHIIQLIEKRGDRVNCRHILLKPKVEESAIKEALLRLDSISNDLKNKKFTFDEAAQFISMDKDTRNNNGLMLFNDPNTYSSTSRFEMQQLPPEVARVIEDMNVGDISKPFRMINKNNKEVCAIVKLKSRVEGHKANASEDYQALKQMVEEKKRNEIIQSWIKKKITDTYIRIKPEYNKCKYQYSGWVK, encoded by the coding sequence ATGTATAAATCAATCCGAACTCTCAGCCTGTTTGCCGCCACTCTGCTGGTGGGGTACTCTGCATTAGCGCAGGACAACGTTATTGACGAAGTCATTTGGGTAGTAGGCGATGAAGCCATCCTCAAATCCCAGGTAGAAGAACAGCGAATAAGCATGACGGCTGCTGGTGAAAAAATCAACGGCGATCCTTATTGCACCATCCCGGAGCAAATAGCATTACAAAAACTTTTCCTTCACCAGGCAAACCTCGACAGTATTGTAGTTCCTGAAACAAGCATACTACAGCAGGTGGATGCAGAGTTAAACTACTACATCTCGCAAATCGGCTCTAAAGAGAAACTGGAAGAATATTTCAACAAGTCATACAACGAAATCCGGGAGGTAAAAAAAGACCAGGTTCGTGACAGAGAAACGATAAAACAGGTCCAGAAGAAGATTGTGGGAACGATCAAGGTAACCCCGTCAGATGTTCGCCGCTACTTTGAAACCGTACCGAAAGACAGCGTACCGTTTATCCCAACCCGGGTAGAGGCGCAAATCGTGGTACTTGAGCCCCGCATTCCCCAAAAGGAGATTGATGCCGTTAAAGACCGTCTGCGTGATTATGCTGACCGCGTAAACAAAGGCGAATCAGAATTCTCGACTTTAGCCGTACTTTACTCTGAAGATGCGGAATCAGCCAAACACGGAGGAGAACTGGGCTTTATGGGAAAAGGCCAATTGGTTCCCGAATTTGCCAACGTCGCTTTTAACCTTCAAGATCCGAAAAAAGTTTCCAAAGTAGTGGAAACGGAATATGGATTTCACATCATCCAACTGATTGAAAAACGTGGTGACCGCGTCAACTGCCGCCACATTCTATTAAAACCAAAAGTGGAAGAGAGTGCAATCAAGGAAGCGTTACTACGTCTGGACTCCATCTCCAACGATTTAAAGAATAAAAAATTCACTTTCGACGAAGCGGCCCAGTTTATTTCTATGGATAAAGACACCCGAAACAACAACGGTCTGATGCTCTTTAATGATCCAAATACCTATAGCAGTACTTCCCGTTTTGAAATGCAGCAATTACCTCCGGAAGTGGCGCGCGTAATCGAAGACATGAACGTGGGCGATATCTCCAAACCATTCCGTATGATCAACAAAAACAACAAAGAGGTCTGCGCTATCGTAAAGCTCAAAAGCCGTGTGGAAGGACATAAAGCAAATGCCAGCGAAGACTATCAAGCATTGAAGCAAATGGTAGAGGAGAAAAAAAGAAACGAGATTATTCAAAGCTGGATTAAAAAGAAGATTACTGACACCTACATCAGAATTAAACCGGAATACAATAAATGTAAGTACCAGTACTCCGGCTGGGTGAAGTAA